One window of the Oncorhynchus clarkii lewisi isolate Uvic-CL-2024 chromosome 19, UVic_Ocla_1.0, whole genome shotgun sequence genome contains the following:
- the LOC139375375 gene encoding origin recognition complex subunit 3, protein MTSSVSKGCFVFKPSAKKRRKTPTVEDYFTHGCEDTENSKLRFRNCQTLWEKMKADTELLQDELNRKILDSLLAFIRKSVSTFQRGTDDWASSMRAHEIPTAALVLGVNVPDHDMTFQCLSDQLQQSVTPFVVSVQATECAALNHMLQRVLERLMGTSVSVDNEEEPEQRSTNVNQKRVHCSLITLCNWYKTVTKKAASGTARKKRTSVGKDMQQHPPIVVIFKDLEAFNPKVLQDFILICSRYVEQLPLMFVFGIATSPSTIQHMLPHSVSSLLGIELFQSLSCTQHLASVIDKVILTSQFPFKPNGKVLQVLVSIFLYHDFSVRNFIKGLQLALLEHFHSQPLSVLCCKKEAALVYATELSHRDVERLQQLPSFMRYVEEQGPQEQVELLTSDDHVKEVCQKLLKDLCKYHNNYYPTLRCLHILTASLPKYPLGKQIRELHISCLEKNVWENDEYVSAMQLLRMMAKDELTSALQKCAEILKSGKTKKMRAALLQLDNLLSKFDQPGDLVENAAGEDPTSPGKGLQKKTDLFQLQKTLLEMKKSRRTKKMSQFEILRDQVLEFIDSLVRSHLAPPESQPLYEVCYYSSSAVLRRHLNATPRTSIQTALSNPYHYLKNEDLRAEDGTVSNAAPDICIVYKLHLECGRLINLYDWLEAYATVVSAAEGKDPDSADFGKVDELKHARFIQAVSELEFLGFIKSTKQKTDHVSRLTWGGC, encoded by the exons ATGACTTCATCGGTGTCAAAG GGTTGCTTTGTGTTCAAACCCAGTGCCAAAAAGAGAAGGAAGACTCCAACAGTGG AGGATTATTTCACTCATGGCTGTGAGGACACGGAGAACAGCAAACTACGTTTCAGAAACTGTCAGACATTATGGGAGAAAATGAAGGCAGACACCGAG CTTCTGCAGGATGAGCTGAACAGGAAAATCTTAGACAGCCTCTTGGCGTTTATCAGAAAGAGCGTCTCCACTTTTCAGCGTGGCACGGATGACTGGGCGTCGAGTATGAGAGCCCACGAGATTCCGACAGCAGCTCTAGTGCTTG GAGTGAATGTACCAGATCATGATATGACCTTCCAGTGCCTCTCTGACCAGTTGCAGCAGTCGGTGACTCCCTTTGTGGTCTCTGTACAAGCCACAGAGTGTGCAG CCCTGAATCACATGCTGCAGAGGGTTCTAGAGAGACTGATGGGTACTAGTGTGTCTGTGGATAATGAGGAAGAGCCTGAGCAGCGCAGTACCAATGTAAACCAGAAGAGGGTGCACTGCTCCCTCATCACACTCTGTAACTGGTACAAGACTGTGACAAAG AAAGCTGCTTCCGGCACCGCAAGAAAAAAGCGTACTTCCGTTGGCAAAGACATGCAACAGCATCCTCCTATTGTAGTGATCTTCAAAGACCTAGAGGCTTTCAACCCTAAAGTGCTGCAAGATTTCATCCTCATCTGCAG TCGGTACGTTGAACAGCTTCCGCTGATGTTCGTTTTTGGCATTGCCACGTCTCCCAGCACCATTCAACACATGCTGCCCCACTCTGTGTCCTCTCTGCTGGGCATCGAGCTCTTCCAGTCACTGTCCTGCACCCAGCACCTGGCTTCTGTCATAGACAAG gtGATCCTAACTTCCCAGTTTCCCTTCAAGCCCAATGGCAAGGTGCTGCAAGTGCTGGTCAGCATCTTCCTCTACCACGACTTCTCTGTACGCAACTTCATCAAAGGCCTGCAG TTGGCTCTGCTGGAGCACTTCCACAGCCAGCCTCTGAGCGTGCTGTGCTGTAAGAAGGAGGCGGCCCTGGTCTACGCCACTGAGCTCAGCCACAGGGATGTAGAGCGGCTCCAACAGCTGCCCTCCTTCATGAG GTACGTAGAGGAACAGGGTCCCCAGGAGCAAGTGGAGCTGTTGACTAGTGATGACCATGTGAAG GAAGTGTGTCAGAAACTACTGAAAGATCTTTGCAAATACCACAATAACTACTACCCCACTCTGAGGTGTCTCCACATTCTGACGGCTTCTCTACCCAAATACCCTCTGGGAAAACAG ATAAGAGAGCTGCACATATCCTGTCTGGAGAAGAATGTGTGGGAGAATGATGAGTATGTGTCTGCCATGCAGCTTCTGAG GATGATGGCTAAAGACGAGCTCACCTCAGCGCTGCAAAAGTGTGCTGAGATCCTGAAATCTGGCAAGACAAAGAAAATGAGGGCTGCACTGCTTCAACTGGACAATTTACTCTCCAAATTTGACCAGCCAGGtg ATCTTGTTGAGAATGCAGCAGGGGAGGACCCCACTTCTCCAGGGAAAGGCCTCCAGAAGAAAACAGACTTGTTCCAACTGCAAAAG aCTCTACTGGAGATGAAGAAATCTCGAAGAACCAAGAAAATGAGTCAGTTCGAGATACTCCGAGACCAAGTCTTGGAGTTCATTGACAGCCTTGTGAG GTCCCACCTGGCCCCACCCGAATCCCAACCACTGTACGAGGTATGCTACTACAGCTCCTCTGCTGTCCTGAGACGCCACCTCAACGCCACGCCACGCACCTCCATCCAGACCGCGCTCAGCAACCCCTACCACTACCTGAAA AATGAAGATCTGCGGGCCGAGGACGGGACAGTCTCCAATGCTGCTCCTGACATCTGCATTGTGTACAAGCTGCATCTGGAGTGTGGGAGACTCATCAACCTGTATGACTGGCTGGAG GCTTATGCTACTGTGGTCTCGGCTGCAGAGGGTAAGGATCCTGACTCTGCGGACTTTGGCAAAGTGGATGAACTCAAACA TGCTCGTTTTATCCAGGCGGTATCTGAGCTGGAGTTCCTGGGATTCATCAAATCCACCAAGCAGAAGACGGACCATGTGTCACGACTGACCTGGGGAGGCTGCTGA
- the LOC139374333 gene encoding akirin-2-like gives MACGATLKRTMEFDPLMSPTSPKRRRCIPVSPSSSSSPRKYLRMEPSPFGEVSSRLSAERILNNIKQEYKRIQKRKHIDGVYQQTEGCYSLEAPPPLGGSSMPGTSAGGSSPSRKEQPLFTLRQVGIICERLLKEREDKVREEYEETMTSKLAEQYDTFVKFTHDQLMRRFGEQPASYVS, from the exons ATGGCGTGTGGAGCGACCCTGAAAAGAACCATGGAGTTTGATCCATTGATGAGTCCAACGTCGCCTAAAAGGAGAAGGTGTATCCCGGTTTCCCCATCATCCTCCTCATCCCCACGGAAATACCTTCGCATGGAGCCTTCACCATTTGGAGAGGTGTCGTCAAGACTATCAGCTG AGAGAATTCTGAACAACATCAAGCAGGAGTACAAGCGCATTCAGAAGAGAAAACACATCGATGGAGTTTACCAACAGACAGAGGGTTGCTACTCCCTAGAGGCTCCACCCCCTCTAGGTGGATCCAGTATGCCAG GCACATCGGCTGGAGGTTCTTCTCCATCAAGGAAAGAACAGCCCTTATTTACTCTTAGACAAGTTGGAATTATTTGTGAACGTCTACTGAAGGAGCGTGAAGATAAAGTTCGGGAGGAATATGAGGAGACCATGACTTCCAAGTTGGCAG AACAATATGACACTTTTGTGAAGTTTACACATGACCAGTTGATGAGAAGATTTGGAGAGCAACCTGCAAGCT ATGTTTCCTGA
- the LOC139374334 gene encoding cannabinoid receptor type 1A-like yields MKSALDGIADTTFRTMTTGLQYLGSNDVSYDDPSIDSGFAKTGFHLQKTHSAPLSNSFPVQVPGDKELIYNGNSIYPTNFSEMLGNGTRWEVGGSLQCGENIVDMECFMILTPSQQLVVAVMALTLGTFTVLENLIVLCVILHSHILRCRPSYHFIGSLAVADLLGSVIFVYSFLDFHVLHRKDSPNVFLFKLSGVIASFTASVGSLFLTAIDRYISIHRPMAYKRIVTKNKAVIAFCMMWTISIVIAILPLLGWNCKQLNSVCSDIFPLIDEKYLMFWIGMTSVLLLFIIYAYMFILWKAHHHTVRMMSRSSQKSIIVYTADGTKAQTMRPEQTRMDIRLAKTLVLILVVLIICWGPVLAIMVYDLFWKMNNVIKTVFAFCSMLCLLNSTVNPVIYALRSKDLRRAFLNICRTCRGSSQPLDNSAESDCHSRSIKGTAYKSTASCANTTVKVAKVTLSVSAEMV; encoded by the coding sequence ATGAAGTCTGCTCTGGATGGAATAGCTGACACCACTTTCCGAACAATGACTACTGGTTTGCAGTATCTTGGCTCCAACGATGTGAGCTATGATGACCCGTCCATTGATTCTGGCTTCGCCAAGACTGGATTCCACTTACAGAAGACTCACTCTGCCCCACTTAGTAACTCCTTCCCTGTACAAGTACCTGGGGACAAGGAGCTCATCTATAATGGCAACTCCATTTACCCAACCAACTTCTCTGAAATGCTTGGCAATGGGACCCGATGGGAGGTCGGGGGTTCTCTCCAATGCGGGGAGAACATTGTGGACATGGAGTGCTTCATGATTCTGACCCCCAGCCAGCAGTTAGTAGTAGCGGTCATGGCACTCACCCTGGGAACCTTCACAGTGCTGGAGAACCTTATCGTATTGTGTGTGATCCTCCACTCCCACATCCTGCGCTGTCGGCCCTCATACCACTTCATAGGAAGCCTGGCTGTAGCCGACCTTCTGGGCAGTGTCATATTTGTGTACAGTTTCTTGGACTTCCATGTGCTGCACCGGAAGGACAGtcccaatgtgtttctatttAAACTCAGTGGAGTCATCGCCTCTTTCACTGCCTCTGTGGGCAGTCTCTTTCTCACGGCCATCGACCGCTATATCTCTATCCACAGGCCGATGGCTTACAAGCGGATCGTCACCAAGAACAAGGCTGTCATTGCCTTCTGCATGATGTGGACTATCTCCATCGTCATTGCGATTCTCCCCCTACTGGGCTGGAACTGTAAGCAACTGAACTCGGTGTGCTCAGACATTTTCCCGCTCATCGACGAGAAGTACCTGATGTTCTGGATAGGGATGACCAGTGTGCTACTTCTGTTCATCATCTACGCCTACATGTTCATCCTGTGGAAGGCCCACCACCACACTGTGCGCATGATGAGCCGCAGCTCCCAGAAGAGCATCATTGTCTACACGGCAGATGGAACCAAGGCTCAGACCATGCGACCCGAGCAGACTCGCATGGACATCCGCCTGGCCAAGACCTTGGTGCTGATCCTGGTGGTCCTCATCATCTGCTGGGGCCCTGTGCTAGCCATCATGGTCTACGACCTCTTCTGGAAGATGAACAACGTTATCAAGACGGTCTTTGCCTTCTGCAGCATGCTCTGCCTGCTCAACTCCACCGTCAACCCCGTCATCTATGCACTGAGGAGTAAGGACCTGCGCCGGGCCTTCCTTAACATCTGCCGGACGTGCAGGGGATCTTCTCAACCACTGGACAACAGTGCTGAGTCTGATTGCCATAGCAGGAGCATCAAAGGCACAGCCTACAAATCCACGGCTAGCTGTGCAAACACCACTGTAAAAGTGGCCAAAGTCACCCTGTCGGTCTCCGCAGAGATGGTCTGA